In one Catenulispora sp. EB89 genomic region, the following are encoded:
- a CDS encoding iron-containing redox enzyme family protein, which produces MLLTSTRPRLPAHRGDLSAGVVRAYQGGGKLPDPAAADRADPYGEDLQLALHLCYELHYRGFEDVDDGWEWDPALLRLRAALEQRFLAALRADAPRADDLETALAGMLVDPVDGYGVSYFLKDHGELWHLREYAAQRSLYHLKEADPHLWVIPRLTGRAKASMMAVEFDEFGGGRPERMHATLFANLMTDLGLDPHYGRYLNAGSAEVLATANVMSLFALHRSLRGALVGHFAALEVTSSPASRRIVQAMERLGAGPAAVLFYAEHIEADAVHEQIARHDIAGGLLADEPELAADLAFGAAATGFLEERLADQLIGAWRAGRSSLRDAL; this is translated from the coding sequence ATGCTTCTGACTTCGACGAGACCCCGGCTTCCCGCGCATCGCGGTGACCTGTCGGCCGGTGTGGTGCGGGCTTACCAGGGAGGCGGGAAGCTCCCGGACCCGGCGGCGGCCGACCGGGCCGATCCCTATGGCGAGGACCTCCAGCTCGCTCTCCACCTGTGCTACGAGCTGCACTACCGCGGCTTCGAAGACGTCGATGACGGATGGGAGTGGGACCCGGCCCTGCTTCGGCTGCGAGCGGCGTTGGAGCAGCGGTTCCTGGCCGCCTTGCGCGCCGACGCACCGCGGGCCGACGATCTCGAGACGGCGCTGGCCGGGATGCTGGTCGACCCCGTCGACGGCTACGGAGTCTCCTACTTCCTCAAGGACCACGGAGAGCTGTGGCATCTGCGCGAATACGCGGCGCAGCGTTCCCTCTACCACCTCAAGGAGGCCGACCCGCACCTGTGGGTGATCCCCCGGCTGACCGGCCGCGCCAAGGCCTCGATGATGGCGGTGGAGTTCGACGAGTTCGGTGGCGGACGCCCCGAGCGGATGCACGCGACCCTGTTCGCCAACCTCATGACCGACCTGGGGCTGGATCCGCACTACGGCCGCTACCTGAACGCCGGCTCGGCCGAGGTCCTGGCGACCGCGAACGTCATGTCGCTGTTCGCCCTGCACCGCAGCCTGCGCGGCGCCCTCGTAGGCCACTTCGCGGCGCTGGAGGTCACCTCTTCACCGGCGTCCAGACGCATCGTCCAAGCGATGGAGCGCCTCGGCGCCGGACCGGCCGCGGTGCTGTTCTACGCCGAGCACATCGAGGCCGACGCCGTACACGAGCAGATCGCCCGCCACGACATCGCCGGCGGCCTGCTCGCCGACGAGCCCGAACTCGCGGCCGACCTGGCATTCGGGGCCGCAGCCACCGGGTTCCTGGAGGAACGCCTCGCCGACCAGCTGATCGGTGCGTGGCGAGCCGGCCGGAGCTCACTGCGCGACGCGCTCTGA
- a CDS encoding YbdK family carboxylate-amine ligase, which produces MAVPLRIEQVLTFGVEEEFVLADASSRITVPRAPEVLEKMTRQLGPRAQQEFYATQVEINSKPHLSAAKLRTDLAEARRIAADAAADASCLLVASGTAVLTPGSLAVMDEPRYHRMATRFASLVASSDSELSGCHVHVGTVDPGEALAVSAGLRPWLPVVQALAANSPFSAGRDRGCASWRGMDYRRWPTVGPAPALDEAGYEAAVAGLVASGTILDRKMLLWYARPSDRWPTLEVRVTDVNADLDVTMLVAVLVRALATTVLAEVRAGVKPEQIADAQLVDAHDQAARHGMDAFAANPAGERVPMTTRLAELTDRALPGLRAAGDVDLAYRLMDAVYAHRTGAERQRAWFAARSSLADVVDNLARTAVTP; this is translated from the coding sequence ATGGCTGTGCCGCTTCGCATCGAGCAGGTACTGACGTTCGGCGTGGAGGAGGAGTTCGTCCTCGCGGACGCCTCCTCGCGCATCACGGTCCCCCGGGCGCCGGAAGTGCTGGAGAAGATGACGCGCCAGCTCGGGCCGCGAGCGCAGCAGGAGTTCTACGCCACGCAGGTGGAGATCAACAGCAAACCGCATCTGTCGGCGGCGAAGTTGCGAACAGACCTCGCCGAGGCGCGCCGGATCGCGGCCGACGCCGCCGCCGACGCCAGCTGCCTGCTGGTGGCCTCGGGCACCGCGGTTCTCACACCCGGTTCACTGGCCGTCATGGACGAGCCGCGCTACCACCGGATGGCGACACGGTTCGCCTCGCTGGTGGCGAGTTCGGACAGCGAGCTCAGCGGCTGTCACGTCCATGTGGGAACGGTAGATCCGGGCGAGGCGCTGGCGGTGTCGGCGGGGCTGCGTCCGTGGCTGCCGGTGGTCCAGGCGCTGGCAGCGAACTCGCCGTTCTCCGCGGGGCGCGACCGGGGCTGCGCCAGCTGGCGCGGGATGGACTACCGGCGGTGGCCGACCGTGGGGCCGGCACCGGCGCTGGACGAGGCCGGATACGAGGCGGCCGTGGCCGGGTTGGTCGCCTCCGGGACGATCCTGGATCGCAAGATGCTGCTGTGGTACGCGCGGCCGTCGGATCGGTGGCCGACACTGGAGGTGCGGGTCACCGACGTCAACGCCGACCTGGACGTCACGATGCTGGTCGCGGTCCTGGTGCGGGCCCTGGCCACCACGGTGCTGGCCGAAGTCCGCGCCGGCGTGAAGCCGGAGCAGATCGCCGACGCGCAGCTCGTCGACGCCCACGACCAGGCGGCACGGCACGGGATGGACGCGTTCGCCGCGAACCCGGCCGGCGAACGCGTCCCGATGACCACCCGACTGGCCGAGCTGACCGATCGCGCCCTGCCGGGCCTTCGGGCCGCCGGAGACGTCGACCTCGCCTACCGGCTCATGGATGCCGTGTACGCGCACCGAACGGGTGCGGAACGGCAGCGGGCCTGGTTCGCCGCGCGGTCGTCGCTGGCGGACGTCGTGGACAACCTGGCCCGCACCGCGGTGACGCCCTGA
- a CDS encoding STAS domain-containing protein codes for MRELTIATRTDGARHVLALAGDLDFRTAPQLHAAVQALALGPDHGLVIDLSGLTFCDSSGITAMLVAQRLAAAAEAPMALAAVPGRVTRTFKLAGLDQVFTVHATAAEATAADLT; via the coding sequence GTGAGGGAACTGACCATCGCCACACGCACCGACGGCGCCCGGCACGTCCTCGCGCTGGCGGGAGACCTGGACTTCCGCACCGCACCGCAGCTGCACGCCGCGGTACAGGCGCTGGCACTCGGCCCGGACCACGGCCTGGTCATCGACCTGAGCGGCCTGACGTTCTGCGACTCCAGCGGCATCACCGCCATGCTGGTCGCCCAAAGACTCGCCGCCGCCGCCGAAGCCCCGATGGCTCTGGCCGCGGTGCCCGGCCGCGTCACCCGGACCTTCAAGCTCGCCGGACTGGACCAGGTCTTCACGGTCCATGCGACCGCGGCCGAGGCCACCGCGGCGGACCTGACCTGA
- a CDS encoding ATP-binding protein yields MTEKSDRPTGAAIQLAPVPGAPGRAREFLTRFVGAEGAEQYGEDGRLVISELVTNAVQHGAGTEMSVDLELTGAGLEVGVYDDGPGEPRITPAARRETGGRGLVVVARIAQEWGVQFAERGGKRVWCLLAVPLSQVCATAPSM; encoded by the coding sequence ATGACTGAGAAATCCGACCGTCCGACCGGCGCTGCGATACAGCTGGCGCCGGTGCCGGGCGCGCCGGGTAGGGCACGAGAATTCCTGACGCGATTCGTCGGCGCCGAAGGTGCCGAACAATACGGTGAGGACGGCCGGCTCGTCATCAGCGAGCTGGTCACCAACGCGGTGCAGCACGGCGCCGGCACGGAGATGTCCGTCGATCTGGAGCTGACCGGAGCGGGGCTGGAAGTCGGGGTGTACGACGACGGGCCCGGCGAACCCCGCATCACCCCCGCCGCGCGGCGGGAGACCGGCGGTCGCGGCCTGGTGGTGGTCGCGCGGATCGCCCAGGAATGGGGAGTCCAGTTCGCCGAGCGTGGCGGCAAACGTGTCTGGTGCCTGTTGGCGGTACCGCTCAGCCAGGTCTGCGCCACGGCGCCATCGATGTGA